GGCCGGTTTCTTGGCGGACTTGTCCCGAATCATGGCCGGGATCGTGCGCAAGCGATCCGGCGAGCGCAACCTGGAACCCCGCGCAATTCCCGTTATTCAGACCCGTCCTACTCCGCCAGATGCACCCGCCGGTCCTCGCCGACCTCGATGCCGGGCGCGACGACCACTTCCCAGGGATGGCCGTCGGGATCGGCGAAATAGCCGGAATAGCCGCCGTAATCGGTCTCATGCGCCGCTTTCAGCGGAACCGCGCCCTTGCCAAGGGCGAAGGCCAGCACGGCATCGACCTCCTCGCGTGTCCGGCAGTTCCAGGCGAGCGTCGTGCCGCGGAAGGTCGATGGCCTCGGATCGTCAGTTAACTTGGCGTCGGCTGCGAGCTGATCCCAGGGATACAGCGCGAGCACCGGACCGCCCGTATCATAGAATGCGACCGCCTCCCCGGTTGCCTTCAGACGGCGCGCAAAGCCGAGCGCATCGTAAAAGGCGATGCTGGCGCGGATGTCGCTGACGCCGAGCGTGATGACGGTGAGCCGCGGTACCGGCGGAGGGAGTTCTTTGCTCATGCGACGCGTCGTCCCTTTCCCGATCAGAACAGGCTGAGCTGCTCGCCGTTCTGCTTCGGCTTGGCAAAGTGATCCGTCGTCAGCTTCGAGCGCCGCTTGTTGAGGCCAAGCCTGTCGCAAGCGATCTCGAAACGGCGGCCGATGGTCCAGGCCATCGGTCCCGTCCCCTTCATCCGCTCGCCCCATTTCGCATCGTAATCGCGGCCGCCGCGCATGTCGCGGATCAGCGTGAAGACGTGACGATAGCGGTCCGGATAGTTGGCCATCAGCCATTCCCGAAAGAGATCGCGCACCTCCAGCGGCAGCCGCAACAGCACATAGGAGGCCTCCTTGACGCCGGCATGGGCGGCGGCATCGAGGATGCGCTCGATCTCGGAATCGTTCAGCGCGGGGATCACGGGCGCGACCATCACGGTGGTGGGAATGCCGGCGTCCGAGAGCTGCTTCAGCGCCTCCAGCCGCTTCGGCGGCGTCGAGGCCCGCGGCTCCATGGTGCGCGCCAGCTTCGGATCGAGCGAGGTGACCGATATCGCGACCTTGGCAAGGTTGCGCCTCGCCATGCGCGAGAGAATGTCGATGTCGCGCACCACCAGCGCCGATTTGGTGACGATGCCGACGGGATGGCCGGTGCGCTCCAGCACTTCGAGAATGCCGCGCATGATTTTGCGCTCGCGCTCGATCGGCTGATAGGGATCGGTGTTGGTGCCGATCGCGATCATCCGCGGCTCGTAGCCGGGCGCGGCGAGTTCCTTCTCGAGCAGCGCCGGCGCCTCGGGCTTCACGAACAGTTTCGACTCGAAGTCGAGCCCCGGCGACAGGCCGAGATAGGCATGCGTCGGCCGCGCGAAGCAATAGACGCAGCCATGCTCGCAGCCGCGATAGGGATTGATCGAGCGGTCGAAGCCGATGTCGGGTGAATCGTTGCGGGTGATCACCTTGCGCGAGGTGTCGACCGCGACCGAGGTCTTGAACGGCGGCAGATCTTCCAGGCTCTGCCAGCCATCGTCGAAGGCGACGCGGGCCTCGGCCTCATAACGGCCGCTGGCATTGGATTGGGCGCCCCGCCCTCGCCTGCGCGCACGGTCGATGGCGGCGCCAAGCTGGGGAAAATCAGAGTCCGCACCCGCCGGCTCGGAGGGCGCCTTGACCGGCGGGTGCTTGAGAGCATGAGAGGATGCTGGACTCATGCAGCCAAGATACCACGACACAGGAACAAATCAAGAACACAAACAAAAAACTCGAAAACAACCCCATGTACAGTAGCCGCCCAAACTTAGGGCGCGCGGCCTTGACCTCGCGCAACACGCATGTCGCAGCGATCCCGTTTGATGCCGGCAAGGGATCGATCGTCGCGGAACACAGTTGGTGACGATCCCCGGGTGAAGGTCGGCATGAACATGACAAATCAACAACAATCGGCTGCCGCAAGCAGCGACCTCGATCTGCTCGATCGCTATTGGCGCGCCGCGAACTACCTCTCCGTCGGGCAAATCTATCTCTTGGACAACCCGCTGCTGCGAGAGCCCCTGCGGCCCGAGCACATCAAGCCGCGTTTGCTCGGCCATTGGGGCACGACGCCAGGGCTGAACTTCATCTACGCCCATCTCAACCGCGTCATCCGCGCGCTTGACCTCAGCGTGATCTATGTCTGCGGGCCCGGGCATGGCGGCCCGGGCATGGTCGCCAACACCTATCTCGAAGGCAGCTACAGCGAGATCTATCCGGATATCGCGCGCGATGCGGAGGGATTGCGAAAACTTTTCAGACAGTTCTCCTTCCCCGGCGGCATTCCGAGCCATGCGGCGCCGGAAACGCCGGGCTCGATCCACGAAGGCGGCGAGCTCGGTTATGCGCTGGTGCACGCCTACGGCGCGGCCTTCGACAATCCCGATCTGATCGTCGCCTGCGTCGTCGGTGACGGCGAGGCCGAGACCGGCCCGCTCGCAGCGTCCTGGCATTCGAACAAGTTCCTGAATCCCGCCCATGACGGCGCGGTGCTGCCGATCCTGCATCTCAACGGCTACAAGATCGCCAACCCGACCGTGCTGGGGCGGATGCCCGACAGCGAGATCCGCGATCTCTTCCGCGGGCTCGGCCACGAGCCGCTGTTCGTCGAGGGCGATGACCCCAAATTGATGCACCAGGCCATGGCGGACGCGCTCGACGTCGCGCTCGCCAGCATCCGCTCGATCCAGCAGCGCGCCCGCGACGGTCGCAAGACGATTGAACGGCCGCGCTGGCCGATGATCGTGCTGCGCAGCCCGAAGGGCTGGACCGGGCCGAAGGAGGTCGACGGCAAGAAGGTCGAAGGTTTTTGGCGCGCGCATCAGGTGCCCGTTGCGAACTGTCGCGAGAACCCGGCGCATCTGAAGATTCTCGAAGAGTGGATGCGCAGCTACGAGCCGGAGAAGCTGTTCGACCATAACGGCGCGCTCATCCCCGAGCTTCAGGCGCTGGCACCCGACGATACCAGGCGCATGGGCGCCAACCCGTACGCCAATGGCGGCCTGCTCAAGAAGGAGCTGAAGCTGCCGGACTTCCGCAGTTTTGCCGTGGACGTGCCGCAACCCGGTGGCGTCACTGCAGAGGCGACGCGTGAGCTCGGCAAATTCTTGCGGGACGTCGTCCGCCTCAACGCGCAAGAGCGCAATTTCCGCATCATGGGCCCGGACGAAACCGCGTCAAACCGGCTGGACGCGGTGTTCGAAGCCACAGAACGCGTCTGGATGGAGCCGATCGAGCCTTACGACGTGCATCTCGCGCAGGACGGCCGCGTCATGGAAGTCTTGAGCGAGCATCTCTGCCAGGGCTGGCTCGAAGGCTATCTGCTCACCGGCCGCCACGGCTTCTTCTCCTGCTACGAGGCCTTCATCCACATCGTGGATTCCATGTTCAACCAGCACGCCAAATGGCTGAAGGTGACGCGGCATCTGCCATGGCGGCGCCCGATCGCCTCGCTCAATTATCTCCTGACCTCGCATGTCTGGCGTCAGGACCATAACGGCTTCAGCCATCAGGACCCCGGCTTCGTCGACCTCGTCGCCAACAAGAAGGCCGACATCGTCCGCATCTATCTCCCGCCGGATGCCAACACGCTGCTATGGATCGCCGATCACTGCCTGCGCACTTACAATCGCATCAACGTCATCGTCGCCGGCAAGCAGCCGGCGCCGCAATGGCTGTCGATGCAGGAGGCCGCCACACATTGCGATGCCGGCATCGGCATCTGGACCTGGGCCGGCAATGAGGGCGCCGACAGCGAACCCGACGTCGTGATGGCCTGCGCCGGTGACGTGCCGACACTGGAGACGCTTGCCGCCGTCGACCTGCTGCGCAAGGCGCTGCCGGACCTGAAGATCCGCGTCGTCAACGTTGTCGACCTGATGACGCTGCAACCGAGCGAGCAGCACCCGCACGGCCTGTCCGACCGCGACTTCGACAGCCTGTTCACGCGCGACAAGCCCGTGATCTTCGCCTATCACGGCTATCCGTATCTGATCCACCGCCTCACCTATAACCGGACCAACCATGCCGGCATGCATGTGCGCGGCTTTGCCGAGGAGGGCACCACGACGACGCCGTTCGACATGGTCGTGCTCAACGGGCTCGACCGCTATCACCTCGCCATCGAGGCGATCGAACGCGTGCCGGGCCTGGCGACCAAGGCCGCGCAGGTGAAGCAGCAGTTCCGCGACAGACTGATCGAGCATTCGCGTTACGTGCGCGAGCACGGCGAGGACATGCCTGAGGTGCGCGACTGGGTCTGGCCCGACCGCGCCGGCGGCAACACGCCGGCCGAGGCCGGCGATTGACGCCCCGTGTCCGACGCGGTTCTCGTTCTCAACTCGGGCTCGTCGAGCATCAAGTTCGGCCTGTTCGATATCTCCGCGGCCGAGCCCACCCTGCTCTGCAACGGCCTGCTCGACGAACACGAGGCAAAGCCCCGGCTCGCCGTGAAGAGCCCTGCGGGCGAAGACCTGTTCGAGACGCACAGGGAGGCGTCTGAGGCGAACAGCGGCGATCTGTTCACCGATGTGCTGGACTTCGTCGAGGATCGTTTTGGCGGTCATCGCTTACGCGCTGTCGGTCATCGCATCGTTCATGGCGGGCCGGATTATTCCGGCCCGGTCGAACTGACGGATGGTGTCTATGCAAGGCTGGAGGCGTTGACGCCGCTGGCGCCGCTGCATCAGCCAAGATGCCTGGAGCCGATCCGCACCATCGCGGCGATCAGGCCCGGCCTCACGCAGATCGCCTGCTTCGACACCGCCTTCCATCACAGCATGGCGCCGCCGGCGAGCCGCTTTGCCATTCCAAGGCGCTTCGAGGCGCGCGGCATCCGCCGCTACGGCTTCCACGGCCTGTCGTTCGAATATGTCGCCGGCCGCCTCGCGGAAATCGCGCCGGAGCTCGCGACGAGGCGCATCGTCATCGCGCATCTCGGCAATGGCGCGAGCCTCTGCGCATTGCGCGATGGCCGCAGCGTCGATACCACGATGGGGCTGACGCCGCTCGACGGCCTCGTGATGGGCACGCGAAGCGGCACGATCGATCCCGGCCTGCTGCTCTATCTGCAGCAGCACGAGAAGATGTCCGGCGAAGACGTCCAGCACCTGCTCTATCACCAGTCGGGTCTGCTCGGCGTCTCCGGCATCTCGGCCGACATGCGCACGCTGCTCGCGAGCCACGAGGCGGCGGCGCGGGAAGCGGTCGATCTCTTCACGCTTCGTGCGGCGCAGCAGGTCGCAATGATGACGGCCACGCTCGGCGGGCTGGATTGCCTGGTCTTCACCGGCGGCATCGGCGAGCATGCGAGCGATATCCGCAGCGCGATCGGCGAGCGTCTTGCGTGGCTCGGCGTGCGCATCGACGCGGCGGCGAATGACGCGGGCCGCGGGCGGATCAATGCCGGCGCCTCGGCGGTGGATGTCTTCGTCATCCCGACTAACGAAGAACTGACGATCGCACGGCATTGCGTCTCGGTGCTGCAAGCTACCGGGACAGTATCGTAGGGTGGGCAAAGCGACCTGTCCGCCGTAGCTCGAAGAGCGAAGGCGGAAGCGTGCCCACCAATTCTCGGTGGTGGGCACGGCGCGAGCGCGCCTTTGCCCACCCTACGATACTGCGAACGACGGCGAATCCAGCCAAATAGAGCGTGATGAGATGCGTTCTTCCCTTCTCCCCTTGTGGGAGAAGGTGGCGCGAAGCGCCGGATGAGGGGTCTCTATCCGCGGTCACATCTGCGAATGAACATGCGGAGACAGACCCCTCACCCCAGTGAGTTTGTGTCTCCCAGCGGTGCTGCCCTCTCCCACAAGGGGAGAGGGCGCAGTAACGCGCAGCTCGCTGTTAGTGAATACCCGCGAAAATCTGGATGCATCCGATCGCGACCTCGATCAGGATCAGCACGACCACCGCGATTTCGAGGCGGAGTGAGCGCTGGGTGTCGATGATGTCGGTCAGTGCATCGGCCGTCTCCGCGACGACCGTGAGCTTGCGCTCGAGCGTGTCGAGACGCTCCTTCAATTCGTACTCATCTTCGAGACGCGCATAGAGCCGGTCGAGCTGCGGTTTTTCCCAGAGCGCGTCGGGCTTTTCAGCGACCGCGACGCGGCCGGCGACGCGCTGCTGGACGAGCAGCGCGTTGCCGATGAGCTGCAGGATGCCCCTGCGTCGCCGCGACGTACGGCCTTTCTCGGCGAGCTCCCGCGCAAAAGGCTCGATGACATCGAAGACCGCAGCGACGCGCCGCTCATCGCGTGCCAGCGACGTGCTTTTGGCGAGTGCGTCCGCGATCAGCAGCAGCCGTTCGTCGGAAAATTTCGAGAGATTGATCGGGCCGCCCGGCTGGATCGCTTCGGCATTTTCATCCTTGCAGAGCTGGGCCTGCGCGGTCTCCTCCTCATGGGGGCTGAGCTCGCCGATCACGCGGGACTTGAGGCTATCGAGCAGCACCTTCTCCTCGGAAGGGAGGAGCCCGATCAGCACCACGACGCCGTAGCGGAAGATCACGGCGAGGCCGGCGTGGACGCGGAAGGCGGCGGGCGTCGAGGAGACGGGTGCGCCGAGCTCGAGCCCGGACGGATTGATGCGTTCGCCGAGCATCACGGCGCGGATCCGCAAGGTCGGCGCGGCGTCCGACTTCGGCGATGCTGGCGTGGTGCCAATGGGAAGTTGATCGGCGGTCACTCGACTATCTCACTCTCGGCATCGGCAGTTGCGGGTTTTCCCGTCGTAGGGTCCATGTCAGACCGCCGATGCAGGCTTGCGGACCGGAAGCGTCCTCACCTCGATCATATCGGCGGAGACAGCCCCGTTTGAAGCTCACGAAGCCGAAATTCGCCGAAACATTCGGCAATATTGTCACCCCGCGCGAGACACATTTGGCTGCGATGGGCGGGCGTGGTTTACCATCACATCCCGGAACGCCGCCAAAAAGTTGCACTCGGTGACGCCGCATGTTTATGACAAAGTCATAACAAGCTACGCTTCTCCCGAATTGCGGACATCGAAGCTTCAGTCATGCTGAGCGTCATCATCCCGACCGAAGGCGTCGAACAGACTGCGGTCGCAACTCTGGCCGCGCTGGTGCCCGGTGCCGCCGCGGGCGTCATCCGCGAAGTGCTGCTGGTCGACGGCACCCGGAACGGCGTCATCGAGCGCGTTGCCGACGTCGCAGGCTGCCGTTTCATCGGTTTCGAGGGATCCTCGCAAGGCGCGGCGCTCGCCGCCGGCGCGCTCCAGGCCCGTTCACCCTGGCTGATGTTCCTGCCCGCCGGCGCCGTGCTGGAAACGGGCTGGATCGAGGAGACCACCCAGTTCATCCAGGCCGTCTCTAGCAGCGGACGGGATCGTGCTGCGGTGTTCCGCTATGCCCGCTCGCCCTACGCCGATACCGGTCTGCGCGACGTGTTCCGCGCCGTGGCGCGCAAGCTGGTCGGCCCGCTGGGCGACCAGGGACTTTTGATCGCGCGCGACCATTACGAACGGGTCGGCGGCTATCCGCCCCAGGCTCGCCGTTCCGAGGCGCAGCTGCTCCGCCGGCTCGGCCGCTCGTCCCGGACCATGCTGCGCAGCCGGATCGTCATGGTCGGCTGAGGCACCTGATACTTGCCAAAGTCAAATAATTATTTGACAATGGCAATTATTGAGGTGTCCCGATGTCATTCAACGGTACCGACCACCAGATCGCAGCGGTCCGCGCCTTCAACCGCTTCTACACCCGCAAGCTCGGCGTGCTCGACCAGCACCTGGGACAGAGCCCGTTCTCGCTCAGCGAGGCCCGGGTGCTCTACGAGCTCGCGCATCGCGACGAGCTTTCGGCAAAAGAGATCGGGAACGAGCTCGGTCTCGACCCCGGCTATCTCAGCCGCATCGTGCAGAGTTTTGACGAGAAGGGACTGATCACGCGAAAGCCCCTGCCCGCGGATCGCAGGCAATATCAGCTCAGCCTCACCGCCAAGGGCCGCCAGACCTTCGCCCAGCTGAATCTCGGCTCGCAAAACGAGGTTGCCGCCATGCTGGCGCAGCTGTCGGCCGGCGATGCAGCGCGGCTCACGCAGGCCATGGCGACCATCGAGGCCGTGCTGGAGCAACGCCGAAGCCAGCCCGCTTCGTTCATGCTGCGCAGCCATAGCGTCGGCGACATGGGCTGGGTCATCTCCAGCCAAGGCGCCGCCTATGCCGCGGACTACGGCTGGGACATCAGCTATGAGGCGCTGGTCGCCGAGATCTGCGCACAGTTCATCAGGAATTACGACCCCGCGCGCGAACATTGCTGGATGGCGGAGGTCGGCGGCGAGCCGGTCGGCTCGATCTTCCTGGTCAAGGCCACGGACGAGATCGCCAAGCTGCGCCTGTTGCAGGTGGAGAAGAAAGCGCGCGGGCTCGGCGTCGGCCGCGCGCTGGTCGAGCAATGCATCCAGGGCGCCCGCGAGCGCGGCTATCGCCGGATGACGCTGTGGACGCAAAGCATTCTGGTTGCCGCGCGCGGCATTTACCAGAGCGCAGGATTCAAGCTCGTGAAGGAGGAGAAGCACCACAGCTTCGGTGCCGATCTGGTCGGCGAGACGTGGGAGCGGGATCTCTAGCTGCGCGAGACGCGGCGCGGACTACGGAGCGATGCGCATTGTTGTGCCCTCTCCCCTTGCGGGAGAGGGCAGCGACGCAAGGAGACACAAGCTCACTGGGGTGAGGGGTATGCCTCCTCGCATTCCGTGCCGATAGATACCCCTCATCCGGCGCTTCGCGCCACCTTCCCCCGCAAGGGGGGAAGGGAAGAAAGAACAGACTACACCGTCGCGCCCTGCGCCTTTGGCCGGCGCAGATGCTCGTCCAGCCGCGGCATGATCTCGACGAAATTGCAGGGGCGCGTGCGGTAGTCGAGCTGGCTCGCGAGGATGCCGTCCCAGCCGTCGCGGCAGGCGCCGGGCGAGCCCGGCAGGCAGAAGATGTAGGTCGCGCCAGCAACGCCCGCGGTGGCGCGGCTCTGGATCGTCGACGTGCCAATCTTGGCGTGGCTCAGCATGTGGAAGGCGATCGAGAAGCCGTCCATGCGCTTCTCGAACAGCGGCTCGATCGCCTCCGGCGTGACGTCGCGCCCGGTAAAGCCGGTGCCGCCGGTGGTGATGACGACGTCGATGCCGGCATCCGCGATCCAGCGGCGGATGACAGTGCGGATCGCCTCGACGTCGTCGGTGACGATCTCGCGCGCGGCGAGATGGTGACCGGCTGAGGTCAGGCGGTCGGCGAGCGTCTGGCCCGACTTGTCATCCGCGAGCGCGCGCGTGTCGGAGACGGTGAGCACCGCGATGTTGAGCGGGATGAACTGTTTGGATTCGTCGATCGAGGCCATTGGTACTTCCTCTCGTGTCCCGGACGCGATGCAGCGCGTGAGCGGTGCATCGCAGAGCCGGGACCCATGTCAGAGGCTTGGGAGACCGGCGTTGTGGGCCCCGGCTCAGCAGCGCATCACTTCGTGCTGCGCTGCGTCCGGGGCACGAGATCTTCGTTACTGCGCCCCGCCGCCGAACGTGTTGCAGGCCTGGACCGTGCCCTGCTGATAGCCGGTCATGAACCACTGCTTGCGTTGCGCGGCCGATCCGTGGGTGAAGGAGTCGGGCACGACGCGGCCGGTGGCCTGGCGCTGCAGCGTGTCGTCGCCGATCGCGCTCGCCGTGGTCAGCGCGGCGTCGATGTCGCCGGGCTCGAGGAAGTTCGGACGCTTCTTGGCCTCGCGGTTGACCCAGACGCCGGAGAGACAATCCGCCTGCAACTCCACCTTGACCTGGAGTGCGTTGGCCTCGGCCTTGCTGCCGGCTTGCTGCTGCAGGCGTGTGACGCGCGGGATGATGCCGAGCAGGTTCTGGATGTGATGGCCGGCCTCGTGCGCGATGATGTAGGCGGTGGTGAAGTTGCACGCCGACTTGCCGGAGCAGCCGC
This is a stretch of genomic DNA from Bradyrhizobium sp. CB2312. It encodes these proteins:
- a CDS encoding VOC family protein, producing MSKELPPPVPRLTVITLGVSDIRASIAFYDALGFARRLKATGEAVAFYDTGGPVLALYPWDQLAADAKLTDDPRPSTFRGTTLAWNCRTREEVDAVLAFALGKGAVPLKAAHETDYGGYSGYFADPDGHPWEVVVAPGIEVGEDRRVHLAE
- a CDS encoding PA0069 family radical SAM protein; translation: MSPASSHALKHPPVKAPSEPAGADSDFPQLGAAIDRARRRGRGAQSNASGRYEAEARVAFDDGWQSLEDLPPFKTSVAVDTSRKVITRNDSPDIGFDRSINPYRGCEHGCVYCFARPTHAYLGLSPGLDFESKLFVKPEAPALLEKELAAPGYEPRMIAIGTNTDPYQPIERERKIMRGILEVLERTGHPVGIVTKSALVVRDIDILSRMARRNLAKVAISVTSLDPKLARTMEPRASTPPKRLEALKQLSDAGIPTTVMVAPVIPALNDSEIERILDAAAHAGVKEASYVLLRLPLEVRDLFREWLMANYPDRYRHVFTLIRDMRGGRDYDAKWGERMKGTGPMAWTIGRRFEIACDRLGLNKRRSKLTTDHFAKPKQNGEQLSLF
- a CDS encoding phosphoketolase family protein, which gives rise to MTNQQQSAAASSDLDLLDRYWRAANYLSVGQIYLLDNPLLREPLRPEHIKPRLLGHWGTTPGLNFIYAHLNRVIRALDLSVIYVCGPGHGGPGMVANTYLEGSYSEIYPDIARDAEGLRKLFRQFSFPGGIPSHAAPETPGSIHEGGELGYALVHAYGAAFDNPDLIVACVVGDGEAETGPLAASWHSNKFLNPAHDGAVLPILHLNGYKIANPTVLGRMPDSEIRDLFRGLGHEPLFVEGDDPKLMHQAMADALDVALASIRSIQQRARDGRKTIERPRWPMIVLRSPKGWTGPKEVDGKKVEGFWRAHQVPVANCRENPAHLKILEEWMRSYEPEKLFDHNGALIPELQALAPDDTRRMGANPYANGGLLKKELKLPDFRSFAVDVPQPGGVTAEATRELGKFLRDVVRLNAQERNFRIMGPDETASNRLDAVFEATERVWMEPIEPYDVHLAQDGRVMEVLSEHLCQGWLEGYLLTGRHGFFSCYEAFIHIVDSMFNQHAKWLKVTRHLPWRRPIASLNYLLTSHVWRQDHNGFSHQDPGFVDLVANKKADIVRIYLPPDANTLLWIADHCLRTYNRINVIVAGKQPAPQWLSMQEAATHCDAGIGIWTWAGNEGADSEPDVVMACAGDVPTLETLAAVDLLRKALPDLKIRVVNVVDLMTLQPSEQHPHGLSDRDFDSLFTRDKPVIFAYHGYPYLIHRLTYNRTNHAGMHVRGFAEEGTTTTPFDMVVLNGLDRYHLAIEAIERVPGLATKAAQVKQQFRDRLIEHSRYVREHGEDMPEVRDWVWPDRAGGNTPAEAGD
- a CDS encoding acetate/propionate family kinase; the protein is MSDAVLVLNSGSSSIKFGLFDISAAEPTLLCNGLLDEHEAKPRLAVKSPAGEDLFETHREASEANSGDLFTDVLDFVEDRFGGHRLRAVGHRIVHGGPDYSGPVELTDGVYARLEALTPLAPLHQPRCLEPIRTIAAIRPGLTQIACFDTAFHHSMAPPASRFAIPRRFEARGIRRYGFHGLSFEYVAGRLAEIAPELATRRIVIAHLGNGASLCALRDGRSVDTTMGLTPLDGLVMGTRSGTIDPGLLLYLQQHEKMSGEDVQHLLYHQSGLLGVSGISADMRTLLASHEAAAREAVDLFTLRAAQQVAMMTATLGGLDCLVFTGGIGEHASDIRSAIGERLAWLGVRIDAAANDAGRGRINAGASAVDVFVIPTNEELTIARHCVSVLQATGTVS
- a CDS encoding RMD1 family protein, whose protein sequence is MLGERINPSGLELGAPVSSTPAAFRVHAGLAVIFRYGVVVLIGLLPSEEKVLLDSLKSRVIGELSPHEEETAQAQLCKDENAEAIQPGGPINLSKFSDERLLLIADALAKSTSLARDERRVAAVFDVIEPFARELAEKGRTSRRRRGILQLIGNALLVQQRVAGRVAVAEKPDALWEKPQLDRLYARLEDEYELKERLDTLERKLTVVAETADALTDIIDTQRSLRLEIAVVVLILIEVAIGCIQIFAGIH
- a CDS encoding glycosyl transferase codes for the protein MLSVIIPTEGVEQTAVATLAALVPGAAAGVIREVLLVDGTRNGVIERVADVAGCRFIGFEGSSQGAALAAGALQARSPWLMFLPAGAVLETGWIEETTQFIQAVSSSGRDRAAVFRYARSPYADTGLRDVFRAVARKLVGPLGDQGLLIARDHYERVGGYPPQARRSEAQLLRRLGRSSRTMLRSRIVMVG
- a CDS encoding helix-turn-helix domain-containing GNAT family N-acetyltransferase; protein product: MSFNGTDHQIAAVRAFNRFYTRKLGVLDQHLGQSPFSLSEARVLYELAHRDELSAKEIGNELGLDPGYLSRIVQSFDEKGLITRKPLPADRRQYQLSLTAKGRQTFAQLNLGSQNEVAAMLAQLSAGDAARLTQAMATIEAVLEQRRSQPASFMLRSHSVGDMGWVISSQGAAYAADYGWDISYEALVAEICAQFIRNYDPAREHCWMAEVGGEPVGSIFLVKATDEIAKLRLLQVEKKARGLGVGRALVEQCIQGARERGYRRMTLWTQSILVAARGIYQSAGFKLVKEEKHHSFGADLVGETWERDL
- the moaB gene encoding molybdenum cofactor biosynthesis protein B: MASIDESKQFIPLNIAVLTVSDTRALADDKSGQTLADRLTSAGHHLAAREIVTDDVEAIRTVIRRWIADAGIDVVITTGGTGFTGRDVTPEAIEPLFEKRMDGFSIAFHMLSHAKIGTSTIQSRATAGVAGATYIFCLPGSPGACRDGWDGILASQLDYRTRPCNFVEIMPRLDEHLRRPKAQGATV